Genomic DNA from Chitinivibrionia bacterium:
TATATTATTCTGCGAAATTTGCGCAAGATACGATATTTCTTCATCGCTTTTTAGTGTCGCTTTTGTTTTTAGAAAAGCCTTTACCTCATCACTATTAGGAGTGCCGAATTTATACTCAATACAGCGCGAACGAATTGTCGGCAACACTGAAAATCTTGCCAAAAGTATTATTAAAGCCCCTGCAGGCGGCTCTTCCAAGGTTTTTAACATAGTGTTGAGGTCTTTGTCTGTTAAAGTGTCGATACCGTCAATAATAGTGATTGTCTTATTTCCTTTGCCGCCCAATATAGTGTCGTTCATACCGCGAATTCTGCTGATGTAAATCGGTGCGGAATAATCGGTTATTAAAGAATACGGTTCATTTATTCTTTCGAGCGTTTTTTCGCGAACGTAATCCCAGCCGTCTTGTGTGAAATCGTCGTTTTTTCGTAAATTTGTATCAAGCGACAACGGAAAAAGATACTGAAAATAAGGGTTATTGTATTTTTTAATTCCTTTGCAACTTTCACATTCACCGCAGGGTATGGTGGCTGAGCCTGTCGAAGCCTTACACAAATACGCCATAGCGAATTCGAGCGCCATCGAAAATTTTCCTATTCCGCCTTCGCCCGAAAAAAGGTATGCGTGCCCAAGTTTTTCACTTTTGAGCGCAGAAGCGAGTTGCTCTTTTATCCGTTGATGTCCGATTGTCTTAAATTCCACCGTCATCTTCGTCAAATCCGAGCATAAGATTTAAGTTTTGTACTGCCGCGCCGCTTGCGCCTTTTCCGAGATTGTCCAAACGGGCGATTATAAGGGTCTGCGTTTCGTTGCCGAATACCATAATTTGT
This window encodes:
- a CDS encoding DNA polymerase III subunit; protein product: MEFKTIGHQRIKEQLASALKSEKLGHAYLFSGEGGIGKFSMALEFAMAYLCKASTGSATIPCGECESCKGIKKYNNPYFQYLFPLSLDTNLRKNDDFTQDGWDYVREKTLERINEPYSLITDYSAPIYISRIRGMNDTILGGKGNKTITIIDGIDTLTDKDLNTMLKTLEEPPAGALIILLARFSVLPTIRSRCIEYKFGTPNSDEVKAFLKTKATLKSDEEISYLAQISQNNIGVALQKMSQDGAKIQKSAKEFAEILFNQKSEFAKFTSLEKFTNGLGRDFDLSQQILVYFLSQIRTNFLQTATMRNGEKDFSRFINFEQANLCCDAIDKSILSMKRSSPLSMVFADLTIKLTEIFDERK